The following coding sequences are from one Malaciobacter pacificus window:
- the exbD gene encoding TonB system transport protein ExbD, whose protein sequence is MKLKKYDSINVIPFIDVLLVLLAIVLMTTTFISKGIIPVSLPEGKNAENIKLNKEVIITIKEEGNLLCNNNIQGLYNIENHVLQFPKDTPIHINSDKNAKFELFVSVLDMLKKNEYSNISIVTKK, encoded by the coding sequence ATGAAGCTAAAGAAGTATGATTCAATAAACGTAATTCCTTTTATTGATGTATTATTAGTTCTTTTAGCAATAGTTTTAATGACTACTACATTTATATCAAAAGGTATTATTCCTGTATCTTTACCTGAAGGTAAAAATGCTGAAAATATAAAACTAAACAAAGAAGTAATTATAACTATAAAAGAAGAGGGCAATTTACTTTGTAACAATAATATCCAAGGATTATATAACATTGAAAATCATGTTTTACAGTTTCCAAAAGATACTCCAATTCATATAAATAGTGACAAAAATGCAAAGTTTGAGCTTTTTGTTAGTGTCTTAGATATGTTAAAAAAGAACGAATACTCAAATATTTCTATTGTGACTAAAAAATGA
- the exbB gene encoding TonB-system energizer ExbB: MDIEVLKHLVDYGVIALLVFMSFLSFWFFIERIIFYKRMDINSYKNKKALDIALTKHLTIIGTIASNSPYIGLLGTVIAIMLTFMTMSNGDIEAAKIMSSLALALKATAVGLVVAIMSQIFYNILGRYAEVKESEYEAKEV, encoded by the coding sequence ATGGATATTGAAGTTTTAAAGCATTTAGTTGACTATGGTGTTATTGCACTTTTAGTATTTATGAGTTTTTTATCATTTTGGTTCTTTATTGAAAGAATCATTTTTTACAAAAGAATGGATATAAACTCTTATAAAAATAAAAAAGCCTTAGATATTGCACTTACAAAACATCTTACAATCATAGGTACTATTGCTTCAAACTCACCATATATTGGTTTACTTGGTACTGTTATTGCTATTATGCTAACTTTTATGACAATGAGTAATGGAGATATTGAAGCTGCAAAAATTATGAGTTCCCTTGCCCTTGCACTTAAAGCAACAGCAGTTGGATTGGTAGTTGCAATTATGTCTCAAATTTTTTACAATATTTTAGGAAGATATGCTGAAGTAAAAGAGAGTGAATATGAAGCTAAAGAAGTATGA
- a CDS encoding 4Fe-4S binding protein gives MKNIINKKGKDLFSFSLFRFLFKNEIFLQMLRLLITFTFFYAIFLGFIYPVKEENAFTTALFWSLFWSFFMVLSLSTLGRVFCGICPHGFIGKYITKIGLNKKIPKKLANPFIGLSIILGGYWLLIFLFPGIYRSPFNTSLFFLILTILSIVFFFIYKDMAYCKYICPLGTVTKVFSKISFMKLETYKEGCSTCKTFDCAKACTYDLKPFTFNKKNSMEDCTLCMDCATSCENVAFTINKPSSSLFSKFKIQKVEVWTLLILTAILAFSMTIKHALNRTAIADEFIWNKISTYIKNITDITFISIDGFTILFFSIFTVIGLNILGMFVSSKILKIDYEKTFYTLSYALIPLFIIGGLAHILEFFFVHYASNIFNGFNEAFHVGLDPMEPLAKRGESWLLIFKVFPHIAYIWAFVLMFYRLKLLTEKINLRLLAFPFASIVIISYMSLNFYVGYVFKTYGVQKSGHNNASMQHKNIHKIN, from the coding sequence ATGAAAAACATAATTAATAAAAAAGGAAAAGATTTATTCTCTTTTTCTTTATTTAGATTTTTATTTAAAAATGAAATATTCTTACAAATGTTAAGATTACTGATAACATTTACATTTTTTTATGCAATATTTTTAGGATTCATTTATCCAGTAAAAGAAGAAAATGCATTTACTACAGCACTATTTTGGAGTCTTTTTTGGTCTTTTTTTATGGTTTTATCATTATCAACTTTAGGAAGGGTGTTTTGTGGTATTTGTCCACATGGATTTATTGGTAAATACATAACAAAAATTGGATTAAATAAAAAGATACCAAAAAAATTAGCTAATCCATTTATAGGTCTTAGCATTATACTTGGTGGATATTGGTTATTGATTTTTTTATTTCCAGGCATATATAGAAGCCCATTTAATACGTCACTATTTTTTTTAATATTAACTATTTTATCAATAGTTTTTTTCTTTATTTATAAAGATATGGCCTATTGTAAATATATTTGTCCTTTAGGTACAGTTACAAAAGTATTTTCAAAAATTAGTTTTATGAAATTAGAGACATATAAAGAAGGATGCTCTACTTGTAAGACATTTGATTGTGCAAAAGCATGTACTTATGATTTAAAACCATTTACTTTTAACAAAAAGAATTCTATGGAAGATTGTACTTTGTGTATGGATTGTGCTACTTCTTGTGAAAATGTAGCTTTTACAATAAATAAACCATCATCAAGTTTATTTAGTAAATTTAAAATTCAAAAAGTAGAAGTGTGGACTTTATTGATTCTAACAGCAATATTAGCATTTTCAATGACAATAAAACATGCTTTAAATAGGACAGCAATTGCAGATGAATTTATTTGGAATAAAATATCTACATATATAAAAAATATTACAGATATAACTTTTATTAGTATTGATGGATTTACAATCCTTTTTTTTAGTATATTCACTGTTATTGGATTGAACATTTTAGGAATGTTTGTTAGTTCAAAGATTTTAAAAATTGATTATGAAAAAACTTTTTATACTCTAAGTTATGCATTAATTCCTCTATTTATAATTGGTGGATTAGCACATATTCTTGAGTTCTTCTTTGTACATTATGCTTCAAATATTTTTAATGGATTCAATGAAGCTTTTCATGTTGGTTTAGACCCTATGGAGCCATTAGCAAAAAGAGGTGAGAGTTGGTTATTAATATTTAAAGTATTCCCTCATATTGCTTATATCTGGGCTTTTGTTTTAATGTTTTATAGATTAAAACTATTAACTGAGAAAATTAATTTACGATTATTAGCTTTTCCTTTTGCAAGTATTGTAATAATTTCATACATGAGTCTTAATTTTTATGTGGGTTATGTTTTTAAAACATATGGTGTGCAAAAAAGTGGACATAATAATGCTTCAATGCAACACAAAAACATTCATAAAATAAATTAA